The following are encoded in a window of Polynucleobacter sp. VK25 genomic DNA:
- the rnr gene encoding ribonuclease R: protein MRKAKDLVPREADRLGTVQGHRDGFGFVIPDDGGEDIFLSEREMSRVMHGDRVNVRVLGTDRRGRPEGQIVEVVLHANKVVIGRLLNENGVLIVAPEDKRIGHDILIPPKGQGNAKLGQVVSVEIIDYPDSYRQAVGRVVEVLGEIDDPGMEIEIAVRKYGVPHEFSAAAMKEAAALPDTVQQSDLEGRVDLRDIPLVTIDGADARDFDDAVYCEPVMYGQTKAWRLIVAIADVSHYVKPGQPLDDEGLLRATSVYFPRRVIPMLPEKISNGLCSLNPGVDRLCMVCDSVVDNNGIVLAYQFYPAVMHSAQRFTYDTVWEILSNSKGPEATRFAQFRPLLGNLYSLYKILLAAREKRGAIEFETTETQIISNELGKILRIEPRLRNDAHRLIEECMLTANVCAADFIEKNKRLSLYRVHGEPSEEKLVTLRQVLRTSGLSLGGGDKPKPRDYAKLMREIKERPDANMLQSVVLRSMQQAMYQPDNEGHFGLAYPAYSHFTSPIRRYPDLLTHRVIKSILQKKPYVPVLPPKVPLNLTLPRKGKGRENAVNAKKSQSDAKAGAAKGTKPPKGANAALPIWGQLGVHCSSNERRADEASRDVEAWLKCYYMRDHLGQEYAGTVTGVANFGLFIQLENLFVEGMVHVTELGGDYFQYDEARQELRGERTGIRYRLGDRLHVLVSRVDLDARKIEFSLVKSVGAEPGGSSNRRQLMLASDTGRPNKKAAPQRGRSDNKTPQKPSGINVNAAKSAGTLGANQSKSKAARKNGKSAKPGRSIGKPAGSKPPVRSTKARRK, encoded by the coding sequence ATGCGTAAAGCAAAAGACTTGGTGCCACGTGAGGCTGACCGCTTAGGAACAGTTCAAGGGCATCGAGATGGATTTGGATTTGTTATTCCCGATGATGGTGGCGAAGATATCTTTCTCTCTGAAAGGGAAATGTCACGCGTCATGCACGGTGACAGAGTCAATGTCAGAGTATTAGGAACCGATCGACGTGGCCGTCCAGAAGGGCAGATCGTCGAGGTGGTGCTGCACGCCAATAAAGTAGTGATTGGCCGCCTCTTAAATGAAAATGGTGTGCTGATTGTTGCGCCTGAAGATAAGCGCATTGGTCATGACATTCTCATTCCGCCTAAGGGGCAGGGCAACGCTAAATTAGGTCAAGTGGTTAGTGTGGAGATCATTGATTACCCAGATAGTTATCGTCAAGCAGTTGGTCGCGTGGTCGAAGTCTTGGGTGAGATTGATGATCCCGGTATGGAAATCGAAATTGCCGTGCGCAAGTACGGCGTTCCCCATGAATTCTCTGCGGCTGCCATGAAAGAAGCGGCAGCATTGCCAGATACAGTCCAGCAATCCGATTTAGAAGGTCGTGTTGATCTACGTGACATACCTTTAGTCACTATTGATGGTGCTGATGCGCGTGACTTTGATGATGCCGTCTATTGTGAGCCCGTCATGTATGGTCAGACTAAGGCTTGGCGTTTGATTGTGGCGATTGCCGATGTGTCTCATTACGTTAAGCCAGGCCAGCCTTTGGATGACGAAGGTTTATTGCGTGCTACTTCAGTGTATTTCCCAAGACGCGTTATTCCGATGTTGCCTGAGAAGATCTCTAACGGTCTTTGTTCTCTTAATCCTGGCGTAGACCGTCTATGTATGGTTTGCGACTCGGTTGTCGATAACAATGGCATTGTTTTGGCTTACCAGTTTTATCCAGCGGTAATGCATTCAGCACAGCGCTTTACTTACGATACTGTTTGGGAGATTCTTTCTAATAGTAAGGGTCCAGAAGCAACTCGCTTTGCTCAGTTCCGTCCGTTGCTGGGTAACCTATATTCGCTTTATAAAATTCTGTTGGCCGCTCGCGAGAAGCGGGGCGCGATTGAGTTTGAAACTACCGAGACTCAAATTATTAGTAATGAGCTTGGCAAGATTCTGCGCATTGAGCCACGCCTCCGTAATGATGCGCATCGCTTAATTGAAGAGTGCATGTTAACTGCCAACGTTTGTGCGGCAGACTTCATTGAGAAAAATAAGCGCCTTAGCCTGTATCGTGTTCACGGTGAGCCATCGGAAGAGAAGTTGGTGACATTACGACAAGTTCTCAGAACTTCTGGCTTGTCATTGGGCGGCGGCGATAAGCCCAAGCCACGTGATTACGCTAAATTAATGCGTGAAATTAAAGAGCGACCTGATGCCAATATGCTGCAGTCGGTGGTATTGCGCTCGATGCAGCAGGCGATGTACCAGCCGGATAACGAAGGCCACTTTGGTTTGGCTTATCCAGCGTATTCTCATTTCACGAGCCCGATCCGCCGTTATCCTGATTTGCTAACGCATCGCGTGATCAAGTCGATCCTACAGAAAAAACCATACGTACCCGTATTGCCTCCTAAGGTTCCACTCAACCTCACCTTGCCGCGTAAGGGCAAAGGTCGTGAGAATGCAGTCAATGCCAAGAAATCCCAAAGTGATGCTAAAGCAGGGGCAGCCAAAGGCACCAAGCCACCTAAAGGGGCTAATGCAGCGTTACCAATCTGGGGTCAGTTAGGCGTTCATTGCTCATCCAATGAGCGTCGTGCTGATGAAGCTTCACGTGATGTAGAGGCTTGGTTGAAGTGTTACTACATGCGTGACCATTTAGGTCAAGAGTATGCCGGCACAGTCACAGGCGTTGCTAACTTTGGTCTATTTATTCAACTGGAAAATTTGTTCGTTGAGGGCATGGTGCACGTCACTGAGCTTGGCGGAGATTACTTCCAATATGACGAAGCACGTCAAGAGTTGCGTGGTGAGCGTACTGGTATTCGTTATCGCTTGGGTGATCGTTTGCATGTATTGGTAAGTCGAGTTGATCTTGATGCACGCAAGATTGAATTTAGCCTTGTTAAATCCGTTGGTGCTGAGCCTGGCGGGTCGTCTAATCGTCGACAACTGATGCTAGCGAGTGACACGGGTAGACCCAATAAGAAGGCCGCCCCTCAAAGAGGTCGCTCTGACAACAAGACTCCACAAAAGCCAAGCGGCATTAATGTCAACGCAGCTAAATCTGCGGGTACATTAGGGGCCAATCAGTCTAAGAGTAAAGCTGCCCGCAAGAATGGTAAATCTGCTAAGCCAGGCAGGTCTATTGGCAAGCCAGCAGGTAGCAAGCCTCCAGTTCGGAGCACTAAAGCACGCCGTAAATAA
- a CDS encoding DUF2892 domain-containing protein, producing MKCNIGHTDRVLRMTVGVTLMGLAGFGITGPWAWIGIIPLLTGMIGNCPAYSILGINTAKK from the coding sequence ATGAAATGCAATATCGGACACACTGATCGCGTTCTACGAATGACTGTTGGCGTTACGCTAATGGGCTTAGCTGGTTTTGGCATTACTGGCCCTTGGGCTTGGATAGGCATTATTCCCTTATTAACAGGAATGATCGGCAATTGCCCTGCCTACTCAATACTGGGCATCAATACTGCTAAGAAGTAG
- the tal gene encoding transaldolase, translating to MNSTPSSLSQLEQLKKLTTVVADTGDFERMQAFQPQDATTNPSLILKAAQQSNYQNLVQSVKAAHPGMSPTDLVDYILVAFGLEILKIVPGRVSTEVDARLSFNTKATVSKGKHLIALYESHGIDRNRILIKLAGTWEGIAAAKELEAEGIHCNMTLLFSLVQAAACGAANAKLISPFVGRITDWNKAKLGANWSDSTNGGANDPGVTSVKRIFHYYKHFGISTEIMGASFRNTSQILELAGCDLLTISPELLAELQNSNTSIEKKLNPVNAAAALQAEGLTPLKLDESSFRLQLNNDAMATEKLAEGIRNFCVDTEKLEALLAK from the coding sequence ATGAATAGCACCCCTTCGTCACTAAGCCAACTCGAGCAACTCAAGAAGCTCACTACCGTTGTGGCCGATACAGGCGATTTTGAGCGTATGCAAGCGTTCCAGCCACAGGATGCGACGACCAACCCTTCCCTAATCCTGAAGGCTGCCCAACAAAGCAATTACCAGAATTTAGTCCAGTCAGTCAAAGCAGCCCACCCAGGCATGAGTCCGACTGACTTAGTGGATTACATCTTGGTTGCCTTTGGCTTAGAGATTCTGAAAATTGTTCCGGGTCGTGTTTCTACAGAAGTAGATGCCCGCTTGTCTTTTAATACAAAAGCTACCGTATCTAAAGGCAAACATTTAATTGCCCTCTATGAATCTCATGGCATTGATCGCAATCGTATTTTGATTAAGCTTGCCGGCACATGGGAAGGTATTGCTGCCGCAAAAGAATTAGAGGCGGAAGGTATTCATTGCAATATGACTCTACTCTTCTCTTTAGTGCAGGCTGCAGCATGTGGCGCAGCTAATGCAAAACTGATCTCTCCATTTGTGGGTCGCATCACCGATTGGAATAAAGCGAAGTTAGGCGCTAACTGGAGTGATAGCACTAATGGTGGCGCAAATGATCCTGGTGTGACTTCAGTAAAGAGAATCTTTCATTACTACAAGCACTTTGGCATCTCTACGGAGATCATGGGTGCTAGCTTTCGCAATACCAGCCAGATCCTAGAGCTAGCAGGGTGTGACCTCTTAACCATTAGCCCAGAGCTCTTGGCTGAACTTCAAAACAGCAATACATCTATTGAGAAAAAGCTCAATCCAGTCAATGCCGCGGCGGCATTGCAGGCTGAAGGCCTTACACCATTGAAGCTCGATGAGTCTAGTTTCCGACTGCAACTCAACAATGATGCAATGGCCACCGAGAAATTGGCTGAAGGGATCCGGAACTTCTGTGTGGATACTGAGAAGTTGGAAGCACTACTAGCGAAGTAA
- a CDS encoding amidohydrolase, with amino-acid sequence MKKISRTFISKSIATLVMCSAPLFASADVVVLKAANIITMDEKNPRAEAIAFDTDTKKITAVGSLKDVRASAPNATVKDLGTTVLMPGFIDPHNHPILSGITTQSPSFWIAPYVGYKTWADVQKKIQKEDKAAPAGKPLVFNGIDRLLQQAPAPTRDILDRLTPSGRPILVIDNSGHAVYFNTAVIKILGWKDGKPPADPVGGSYGRNPDGTSNGIANEAAALAAVVGPILPKAVPHILLSTAKWYAYMASLGVTSTSEHTYNSGMYKGYQALASVPDTPLRLHVYHMAIDADAGDQATWSDPSLVRKNGIKLWADGTPWLGTVAQSFPYLENSTTKNAQIIIGPLGEKGMNYTRLQLDQMLDKYAPMGYQMAFHCNGDVGFDVVLDAYERALNTHNLIGTDHRWRVEHLGSARADQFQRAEKLGVTISLAPFQYIYWGDLLDGTMFKSEYGSQWQRAGDGMKMKTRTTFHNDGSVSPPDTLRNIARMVTRTTDSGKVHGANQAVTLDQALKASTINGAYQLKREKDIGSLEVGKFADLVELSADITAVKPNEILEKVKVKGTWLGGKKIDTTKFIEQISAIDPTEHQGMGTAALKNAHTH; translated from the coding sequence GTGAAAAAGATCAGCCGCACTTTCATCTCTAAATCCATTGCCACTCTTGTGATGTGCTCCGCTCCATTGTTCGCCTCGGCAGATGTTGTGGTCCTAAAGGCTGCAAACATCATCACTATGGATGAAAAGAATCCACGCGCAGAGGCGATTGCTTTTGACACAGATACCAAGAAAATTACTGCGGTTGGATCTCTCAAGGATGTTCGCGCTTCCGCTCCTAACGCAACTGTCAAAGATTTGGGGACAACGGTATTGATGCCGGGTTTTATTGACCCACATAACCACCCAATTCTTTCTGGAATCACAACGCAGTCGCCATCATTTTGGATCGCGCCATATGTTGGTTATAAAACGTGGGCAGATGTTCAGAAAAAAATTCAGAAGGAAGATAAAGCAGCGCCGGCTGGTAAGCCCCTGGTATTTAACGGCATTGATCGTCTCTTGCAGCAGGCGCCAGCGCCTACTCGTGATATTTTAGACAGGCTTACTCCAAGTGGTCGACCAATTTTGGTGATTGATAACTCTGGTCATGCGGTGTATTTCAATACTGCAGTGATCAAGATCTTGGGTTGGAAGGATGGCAAACCTCCCGCTGATCCGGTTGGCGGAAGTTATGGCAGAAATCCAGATGGCACCTCAAATGGAATTGCAAATGAAGCTGCTGCACTAGCTGCAGTGGTCGGCCCAATTTTGCCAAAGGCCGTCCCCCACATCCTCCTGTCTACCGCTAAATGGTATGCCTACATGGCATCTTTAGGGGTCACCTCCACTTCAGAGCACACCTATAACTCAGGTATGTATAAGGGTTATCAAGCGCTTGCTTCAGTTCCTGATACTCCTTTGAGATTGCATGTTTACCACATGGCGATTGATGCTGACGCAGGTGATCAGGCGACATGGTCAGATCCCAGTTTGGTTCGTAAAAACGGGATTAAGCTTTGGGCTGATGGCACGCCTTGGCTGGGAACAGTGGCACAAAGCTTTCCTTATTTAGAAAACTCGACCACTAAGAATGCTCAAATCATTATCGGGCCACTTGGTGAAAAGGGGATGAACTACACACGTTTACAGCTTGACCAAATGTTGGATAAATACGCTCCAATGGGTTATCAAATGGCCTTCCACTGTAATGGTGACGTAGGATTTGATGTGGTGCTAGATGCTTATGAGCGTGCCCTGAATACACACAATCTCATCGGCACAGATCACCGCTGGCGTGTCGAGCATTTGGGTTCAGCTCGTGCCGACCAGTTCCAGCGTGCAGAAAAGCTTGGCGTGACCATTTCTTTAGCCCCATTCCAATATATTTATTGGGGTGATTTACTGGATGGCACGATGTTTAAGTCCGAGTACGGATCGCAATGGCAGCGAGCTGGTGATGGTATGAAAATGAAAACACGCACCACATTTCATAACGATGGCTCTGTTTCGCCGCCAGATACCTTAAGAAACATTGCGCGCATGGTGACTCGTACAACTGACTCTGGCAAAGTCCATGGTGCTAATCAGGCGGTCACTCTAGATCAGGCGCTTAAAGCATCCACCATTAACGGGGCATATCAGTTAAAGCGCGAGAAAGATATTGGATCGCTTGAAGTTGGTAAGTTTGCCGACTTGGTAGAACTTTCAGCAGACATTACCGCTGTGAAGCCTAACGAGATTCTCGAGAAGGTCAAGGTTAAAGGCACATGGCTTGGGGGCAAGAAAATCGACACCACCAAGTTCATTGAGCAAATTTCTGCGATTGATCCTACTGAACACCAGGGTATGGGTACTGCAGCTCTGAAAAATGCTCATACCCATTAA
- the rlmB gene encoding 23S rRNA (guanosine(2251)-2'-O)-methyltransferase RlmB, with product MKQILVGFHAVQARLRVDPDSLKSVYFDPSRRDRRMGDFLKQAEEILGERLHAADAERLHKLTGHDRHQGVVALAEKMTIARTITEVVEDVEGAKEKPLFLVLDGITDPHNFGACLRVADGAGVDAVVVPKDRSASINATVSKVSSGASEVMPVITVTNLVRSMKEMQEAGVWLIGTDDEATKSIYDIDLTGSIAIVMGAEGEGMRRLTKENCDELVRIPMQGVVSSLNVSVASGVCLYEALRQRLAKENDKAAK from the coding sequence ATGAAGCAAATACTAGTTGGATTTCATGCAGTACAAGCGCGCTTAAGGGTAGATCCAGATAGCTTGAAGTCGGTTTACTTTGATCCTAGTCGTCGTGATAGACGTATGGGCGATTTTTTAAAGCAAGCAGAAGAGATTCTAGGCGAGCGTTTGCATGCAGCAGATGCAGAGCGTCTCCATAAGTTGACTGGGCATGATCGTCACCAGGGCGTTGTTGCTTTGGCTGAGAAAATGACGATTGCACGTACTATCACTGAAGTGGTTGAGGATGTAGAGGGCGCAAAAGAGAAGCCGCTATTCCTGGTGTTAGATGGTATTACTGATCCCCATAACTTTGGCGCTTGTTTGCGTGTTGCGGATGGCGCTGGCGTAGATGCTGTAGTGGTTCCTAAAGATCGCTCTGCATCTATTAATGCCACCGTAAGTAAAGTGTCTAGCGGCGCATCCGAGGTGATGCCGGTGATTACTGTTACGAACCTCGTTCGCAGCATGAAAGAAATGCAAGAAGCTGGCGTTTGGCTCATCGGCACCGATGACGAGGCCACCAAATCCATTTACGACATCGATCTCACGGGCTCCATTGCGATTGTGATGGGCGCCGAAGGCGAGGGCATGCGTCGCCTCACTAAAGAAAACTGTGACGAGCTCGTACGCATCCCAATGCAAGGTGTTGTATCGAGTTTGAATGTTTCTGTTGCAAGTGGCGTATGCTTGTATGAGGCATTAAGACAGCGCCTAGCAAAAGAGAATGACAAAGCTGCCAAGTAA